Proteins from a single region of Octopus bimaculoides isolate UCB-OBI-ISO-001 chromosome 11, ASM119413v2, whole genome shotgun sequence:
- the LOC106868413 gene encoding tight junction-associated protein 1, which yields MFRQLLPPTRPHVFIPKMSGICKECGCSCNTCFNNNSLDLHQQIEELQSSLIRNNKHIHYKEEEHLLSKQASEYEVFKLKEEISRLRDRYDRLLESHKRLQKQNHNLEDKLLKVVNKFEAEKTNIQKEHAAVTSKLVDTQVTISELEEENDRYRKDCNLAVQLLQCKPSSFIAHKLNSLPPDLQERVKCHMTQEELINMEEPPMTKETKLIRIPMQTFPPTAMVYSINNSNEDQLNDKQNSNTETVPMTLIAQVLSHPEPTRKPRRTYICFQCRRNVVLIDREVQISLNKDCTISNIKVHKSK from the exons ATGTTTCGCCAGCTACTTCCACCTACTCGACCTCATGTGTTTATTCCAAAAATGTCTGGCATATGCAAG GAATGCGGCTGTAGTTGCAATACTTGCTTCAACAACAACAG CTTAGATCTTCATCAGCAGATAGAAGAATTACAGAGCAGTCTTATTCGCAACAACAAGCACATCCATTACAAAGAAGAAGAACACTTACTCAGTAAACAGGCTTCTGAATATGAAGTTTTTAAACTGAAAGAGGAAATATCCAGACTTAGAGATCGTTATGACAG ATTATTAGAAAGTCACAAGCGCCTTCAGAAACAAAATCATAATTTAGAAGATAAACTCCTGAAAGTT GTCAATAAATTTGAGGCAGAGAAAACCAATATACAGAAAGAACATGCAGCAGTCACATCGAAACTGGTTGACACTCAAGTAACTATCAGTGAACTAGAAGAAGAAAAT gaTCGTTATCGAAAAGattgtaatttagctgttcaacTCCTCCAGTGTAAACCATCCTCATTCATTGCCCACAAATTGAATTCT ttacctCCAGATCTTCAAGAACGAGTGAAATGCCACATGACCCAGGAAGAGCTGATTAACATGGAAGAACCTCCCATGACAAAAGAAACTAAATTAATCCGAATTCCAATGCAAACGTTCCCTCCTACAGCAATGGTTTATTCCATCAACAATTCCAATGAAGATCAGTTGAATGACAAACAAAATTCAAATACTGAGACTGTACCAATGACGTTGATAGCACAGGTTCTATCTCATCCAGAACCAACACGTAAACCACGTAGGacttatatttgttttcagtGCCGACGGAATGTTGTATTAATTGATCGAGAAGTGCAAATCTCACTTAACAAAGACTGcacaatttcaaatattaaagttCATAAAAGCAAATGA